caactatgtttgcacttgctgagaatatttgaaggaaccaaagctgacctccaacctaatttgacatgatttgcttgtcttgagCTTGGTATACATGAGATCGGATTCTTCaaacaagtctggaaggtaaagcCTTGTGTAGATATATcaccctctctctctttctatttcGAAATTTAGATTAGATAGTattaaaaaaatcgaaaaaaaagaaaaaacaagatatataataattatagaTAATAATTTGGGAAAATGGTCATTTAAATCACGAAATTTCAAATTTGGTCAGAAAAACACGAAATTTCACTGGACCCATTTAAAGCACCAACTTTCATTGACAAGTCATTTTGGTCATAAACTTCCATTGATCATATCATTTTAGTCCTATCGTTATTCAACAGTTATATTTGACTAACAGTATGCCTAAAATGGCTTTAAAAGTTGATGGTTTTTTGGCCCAAATATAAATAATCTaacttttagaataaattatttagtatctagaatttttttattaaaaacaaatattgatttaataaaaatataatttttattattttcttcaaacaaaaatttatataattttcattatgttctaaaatagttagttaacatatcattagtttaataattatttattaaaacttataaagaataattatgtaagttttgtatctattcatagagtttggattatgtttcataattttattgcCAAAGTTGATATCTTTTCtgaaaaattatagaaataatttttattattagtgttaTAGTTATCAGAagtatattttcaatatttaatatttaatcatttGGAAAAatgttgattaatatttttttccaaagaaACATCAACTTTgacaataaaattatgaaacataATCCAAACTCTATGCATAGTTACAAAAGTTACAAGAAAAtaatgcaaattatattttatttattcaatatttatttttataaaaagaattctagctactaaattattttttaataaaatttagataatttatatttggaccaaaaaaatcatcaactttAACAGTCATTTTAGGCATATTATTAGTCAACTATAACGGTTGACTAACGATAGGATTAAAATGATATAGGCAATGGAAGTTTATGACTAAAATGGTTTGTCAACGAAAGTTGGTGCTTTTAATGATTCAAGTGAAAGTTCGTatttttcaaccaaatttgaaaattcGTGATTTTAATGACCGTTTTCCcaaattattatatatctttttttttcttggtggCTACAACCATTAAGGCTTGATTCATAAGAATTCTATAGGTAAATTATCCGAACAAGACTTGGTGGCTACAACCATTAAGGCTTGCTTCACATAAATCCTAGGATATAGGTCAAAAAGAAATGAACAGGATTTAGTGGCTAAAACCATTAAAGCTTGATTCATGGAAGCCTATCCAATCTTGGTCAATGATCCTGCAATGGAAGGAGACTTTGACTAAGAGAGAAATAAGTAGAGAGAGAGGAAATAAACTTCTTTTTACCTGCAGGtccagatacttgtttgagtatTCCTTGCATCATGTGATCGATACtaccaaggtaaagcctacacttttacttatgtaagaaatgaggttagtagaggggattctCATACAAGATCTGTTAGGTTGTTGACTAGGTGAATTTGGTTGATATACTAGGATATGGTATAATGTacttctaaggttaggatgtttatgatttagcttgcactactagagagatggtgactgagtttttaaaatattttgagtcccttctgttttcaaacctcttttaGAGAGACTGCCTGATGGTTTTTCTTGAGAACAAGCAAAATGGTAAGTCTaagggagttgatataccatggattttacccactTTTAGCGAGAAAAAACCATCATTTAAATACTGAAATTTCTAGTTTTTgccaaaaaaacacaaacttatCACTAAACCAAATAAATACTAAACTTACTTTGACTAAGTAATTTCAGTATTACTTTTGGGTCAATCTATTTGTGCCGTCTATACGAACGTCTGCTTTTCACGGTGACTGAAACTACGTAGTttcaaaattagaaaacaaaacaaaatcttcAAATAATACCTTAAAACACTAAACGAGAAAACGATTTCTTTTCATCTCTATCATGTATCTTGTTCTTCAAGAATCAAATCTAATACATCTTTGAATCAATCCTCCAAATATGAGACGAAAGAGATTAGATACCCGGCGGCCTATGACAAGCGAACCCGAACCTGCTACTGTCGTTGTGGATGAACATGAAGGCGGCAGAGAGCATGAAACCATCCCTGGTGATGACTGTGAAGCAGTTATTGATGACCCTGGTGATGAACTAGTAGAAGAAGTGGAAGATAATGatgttggagaagaagaagatgaaagtcGTGGTATTAGAGTTGAAGAACAAACTTGTGTGGTGTTATCTACACACATTGGAGATATAGCAATGAATGATGGAGTAAACGATGATGAGAGCGGAGATGACGATTGCTGGAAGGAGGATCAGATTTCGGATCCTATATCAtctgaagatgatgaagaggaTGCGAGAAGGGAAGCTCGTGAGGATGGAGCATCAAGCGATGATGTCTTGGTACTTGGAAAGACATTTTCTTCTGCAGATGAGTTCAAGCAAGCTCTCTTCAGGTATTCTCTGAAAACAAGATACAATATTAAACTATACATATCGACACAAATGAGGCTTGCTGCTGTTTGCTTGGATACAGAAAATGATTGCCCTTGGAGAGTATATTGTTCATATGAGAAGAGGAAGCATAAACTGCAGATCAAGGTGTATATCAATGAACATGCTTGTGTAAGATCTGGTTACTCTAAGATGCTGAAGACTTCATCAATTGCGCAACTGTTTTCTGAAAGATTGAGAGTGAATCCAAAGCTTACGGCTAAGGAAATTTGTGAAGAGATCAAGCGGTCATACAATTTGACTGTAACAGAAGGTCAATGTCAAAAGGTGAAGACCAAAATCACTAGGGAAAGAAAAGCAGGCCACGAAGCTCACTTTTCACGAATATGGGATTATGAAGCCGAGCTTCATAAGACTAATCCAGGCACCATCACAGAGATAATGACCATACCAGGAGCTACACCAAGACACAAGCAAAAGTGATCGGATCTATGTATGTTTTGAAGCACAACGAGCAGATTGGAATTCTACTTGCAGACCAATCATAGGTCTAAATGGAGCGTTTTTAAAATGGGATGTGAAGAGCCAGTTGATTGCTGCAGTTGGAAGAGATGGAGACAACCGAATTGTTCCTATTGCTTGGGCTGTTGTGGAGATCGAAAATGATATTAATTGGGCATGGTTTGTCAATCATCTGAAGATTGATTTGGAACTTGGTCATTGGAGCAACTACACAATTATATCTGATAGGCAAAAGGTACACACTGAAGAGTCCCATGATTTTTGTTTCGATTATTTACTGTCATAACAAGTGTTTTATGTACTTTTTGAAGGGTCTGTTGAAATCTGTTCACCAAGAACTCCCCAATGCTGAACATATAATGTGTGCGAGACACATACTTGGGAATTGGAAGAGAGACAGTCGCTACCCGCAGCTAGAGATACTGTTCTGGAAAATAGCTCGCAGCTACACCATGGGAGACTTTAATGAGCATATGAACGAGCTAAAGAAGTACAATGTAGTGGCACATCAAACACTACAAGTCACCAAGACTCACACATGGTCTCAGGCATATTTTAATGTTGGTTCATTTTGTAATGATAATCTGAACAACCTTAATGAATCTTTCAATAAAATAATCCGTGAGGCTAGGAGGAAACCACTTCTTGGAATGCTAGAGGAGATTAGGAGACAATGTATGGTACGCTCAGCAAAAAGGTCTATAATTGCTAATAGGCTGAAGACTAGATTCACTAAGAGGGCACATGTTGCAATAGAAGCAGCTATAGCTAAGGCTCAACATTGTATTAGATACATGGCTACGGGGAATGTATACGAAATTGACGATCATGGCTGTACGTATAGTGTTGATATGGGTCTGAAAACTTGTGGTTGTGGGATGTTGCAACTAAAATGGAACTCCGTGTAACCATGCCGcttgtgtgatcactgcaaagAAACAGAAAGTGGACGACTACGTTTCAGATTACTACACGACCATAAGATGCTTATGGAGAAAAACGTACGAGCATAGTATTAGGCATGTGGAATGGATTAAGTTGTGGCCTATGTTGAACAGATTACCCGTCTTGCCTCCATCAAATAGATTAGGTAATCGGGGAAGACAAAGTACCTATACAAGAAAGAAAAGCGCCAATGAATCATCTTCTTCGTCTAGTAAGACTAAGCTAAGTCGTGACAAGCGTACCATGACATGCTCCAATTGTAGAGAAGAAGGACACACCAAGGTGGGTTGTTCAAAACCAACGGTTGAACCCGAACCTAAACGATCACGTGGTTGTCCAAGAAAAAATCTGGTACGTAATTGTTGCTCTCATTATGTCTTTACTTATAAACAATGTTCATATCATATGTGTTCTGTTCTATGTAGGAAGGAGGATCACAAGGTGGTTGATGCTCGGCTTTGATAGTGAGGATGCTCGGCTTTACTCGTTAAATCCCTCGTTATGAGGTGTTTCCTTCTTCTGTAAGCAAGAATTCTTTGTCTCTTTTAGGTTCGGTGGTGTTCCATAAAGCACCCAGTAAGAGAATATGAGTGCAATCGCTTGAAATTGTCAGGGGGCTGGCGCGTACCTGACTAAGCAGCATCTGCGTGAGCTGCATCGTTGTTTtactccttttctttttctttcagaaactaaaaataatgCTTCTTTTTTGCAAGACTCTTAATTTGAGTTTggttataataaattgtttacCACTGAGCCGGAAGGCAGAAGCGGTGGACTTCCTTTGTTTTATTTGGATTCTTCTGAGGTAGAGATTATCTTTTCCAATAATCGTATGATTGATATTGAGGCTACCATAGAAGGACAGAAAGTTTTCATAACCTTTGTTTACGGAGATCTGATTGTTGAATACTGAAGAAATGTTTGGGAAAAGCTCACCACAATGAGCCTCACAAGGGATGGGGCTTGGCTGATGGTGGGAGATTTTAATGCTATTACAGGAAATATGAGAAGAAAGGGGGGAGGAGGAGACCGAATACCTCCTTCATACCATTTAAATCCATGCTATCTAACTGCGGGATGATAGATTTCCCATCAAAATGTAACCACTTCTCCTGGGTTGGTAATAGAAGCACTGGCAAGGTACAATGTAAATTAGACCGTGCAGTTGGAAATGAGAACTGGCACCATATTTTTTTCCCACACAAATGTGGAGTATCTACGACTTTGGGGCTCTGATCACCGTCCGATCCTAACTCTCTTAAGAAAGGAAAAATCAGAAAGAGGCTTTAAATTTGATAAAAGATGGATTGGTAATAATGGCCTTAGAGAGACGATATTACAAGCCTGGAGTGACCCGGGTAATCTACACCCGCCGGACTTACACGAGCGGATAGCTAAATGCCGCAAGGCAATCTCGCTGTGGAAGCGCACGAACCCATCTAACTCGAGTATACGCATTGAAGGAATAAAAGACAAGCTTTAGAAACCGCAACTGGATGATGATATCGCTAACGATGAGATCCTTCAACTCAAATGGGACTTATGTGTGGCCTTTCGAGATGAAGAATTGTACTGGAAGCAGAAGAGTAGAGCAAACTGGCTGAGGGAAAGGGATAGGAATACTAAGTTTTTCCACGCCAAGACAAAGCAAAGGCGGGCACGAAATAGGCTTACGAAACTTAAAACCCCTCGTGGAGGATGGGAGGAGAGTGAAAAGGACATCGAGAGAGTGGCAGCTGCATATTTCCAGGTCCTCTTCACCACGTCTAGTCCCGGGAATTTCGACGAAGCCCTCCGGTTTGTTACCGAGAAAGTTACTACGCAGTGTAATGAAAATCTCACGCGTATGTCTTCAGATgaggaaataaaaaaagttatgtttGCTATCAACCCGGAAAAAGCACCAGGTCCTGATGGTATGACGAgcttattttatcaaaaaaattgagGAATCACAGCAGGGGAGACCTTCCATACGGTTAGGGATTTCTTCTCGCTTGATACGTTGGATGCAAGACTAAACCAGACAAACATATGCCTTATCCCAAAAACTGACAGACCAAGTGATATGACGGAGTTTTGCCCTATAAGTTTGTATAACGTAAGTTATAAGATTTTCTCCAAGATCCTCAGCAATCGCCTTAAACGTATTCTCCCGACGTTGATTTCGGAGACTCAATCTGCTTTTGTGGCAAAGAGACTTATCACATACAACATTCTTGTTGCACAAGAGGTCTTCCATGCTCTAAGGAACAACCCGAGTTGTAAGGCAAAGTTCGTCGcaataaaaaatgatatgagTAAAGCCTATGACCGGATGGAGTGGTCCTTTCTAGAGGCACTAATGCGTAAACTGGGATTTAATGAGCGATGGATCTCCTGGATACACCTATGTATCTCTTCGGTTTCGTATAATGTACTGATTAATGGAGAACCGAAAGACAATATAAGCCCCACAAGAGGTATCCGCCAGGGCGATCCGCTATCTCCTTTCATGTTTATCATTCTAACAGAGGCTTTGATTTCACAAATAcaaggagaagaaagagaggGCTGACTTACAGGTTTAAAGATCGCAAGAGACAGCCCCCCCGGTATCACACCTTTTGTTTGCGGACGACAGCCTTTTTTCTGCAAAGCTGAACCGCAACAGTGCAGAGAACTCATGAAGATTATTGAGGACTACAGAAATGCATAAGGCCAGCAGTTAAATGTCTCCAAATCCTCTATCTTCTTTGGCAGCAAAGTCCCTGCGGAGCTAAAGACTGAGATTAAAGAGGCACTAGGTATCTCCTGGGAAGGATATATGGGAGCCTATCCGGGCATACCAGATAAGATATGTGGATCTAAAAAAACAAGTTTTCACTTTATCCAGGAACGACTCCTGAGCCGTCTGAATTCATGGTCTCCAAAACTGCTATCTAAAGGAGGGAaagaaattttgataaaattgtgGTGCAAGCTCTCCCCTCTTATGTTATGTCCTGCTTCATATTACCACAagacattattaaaaaattgtctAGTGCAATCGTTCGATTCTGGTGGAGTACCAAACAAAACAATGGTAGTATGCACTGGATCGCCTGAGATAAAATTTGTgtaccaaaagaaaaatgagGCTTGGGGTTccgagatttaaaaaaaaattaatctcacCCTGCTGACCAAACAACTGTGGCGACTGGTGCAATATCCTACATCCCTTCTGGCCAAAGTGTTGAAAGGACGATATTTTCGTAACTCAATTTTGATTGATGTCGAGAAAGCGAGTAACCCATCATATGTATGTGATGGAGAGGCGGAAGCTATATATATCAAGGTTCGAAACCCTAAATAGATAACTTGGAGCTTAAGGTAGCTCGAAGAAGATGACAATGGTGGCGAATACTCTTCGCAGTGTTCGTTAGAACTCTTAAGGACGCGAATACTCTTCGCAGTGTTCGTTAGAACTCTTAAAGATCTTCAagttttattaatcaaaatccAAAGGTGACTCTTTACATCACCTAAAGCCTCTTATTTATACTAAACGAATTAGAGCTAGTCCtaaactaaaaaggaaatttaacatttatcaaatcctaaaaaaaataaaaggaaatagcTTAGAACACAAGTAAAGCTTAAAATATGGAAGCCCATAGCTGTGACGGTGATAAGTGATGATACGCTGCATCAGGTTCCCCCTGGTTGAGAAGGATTCGCCCACAAATCTGACTGGTCACCGTCGCTGTGATAAGGAGATAAGTGTTTAACGTTAAAGACGTCGGACGTTCGCAAATGAGCAGGAAGACGAACACGATAGGCATTCGGATTAATGCACTCCATGATTTCCACAGGGCCAATTTTCTTGGACTTAAGTTTATTATACTCCCTTAGAGGAAGTCGTTCCTTTGTAAGGTAAACCCAAACCAAGTCCCCTGGTGAAAATATAACCTCACGCCTCTTGCTATCAGCCGATGTCTTGTACTTGACCGCTGAAAACCTCCAAGTTTGATTGAGCTTGACGATGAATGGCCTGCATATCATAGACGAAGTCGACGGCTTCACCATGATGTCGTGTCTTATCGGGGACGGTCGTTAGATCCAAAGGGCAACGAGGAATAATGCCATACACAACGTGAAAAGGTGAGAAGCCCAAACTGCGATTTAAAGCATGATTGTGTGCGAATTCTGCTTGGCCAAGTTTGCTGTCCCACGATTTGATGTTGTCGCCAACGAGGCACCGAAGTAGATTGCCCAAAGAGCGATTAGTAACCTCAGTTTGACCGTCCGATTGAGGATGATAAGCCGTGCTCATGTCCAAAGATGTACCGAGTAATTTCCAAAGAGAGCGTCAAAAATGGCTAAGAAAACGTGTGTCACGATCTGATACAATCTAGCTCGGAAGCCCATGAAGGCGATACACCTCACGGAAGAATAAGACGGCAACACTGACGGCATCCGTAGTCTTCTTGCAAGCTATAAAATGTGCCATTTTTGAAAATCTGTCGACGACGACAAAGATCGAATCATGGCCCCGTTGGGTACGCGGTAATCCGAGAACAAAATCCATACTGACGTCCGTCCATGGCTGAGTTGGAATTGGAAGTGGTAAATAAAGACCCGCGTTAGACGCCTTGCCTTTGGCTTGTTGGCAGATCCGACATCGCTCCACGAACCTTTCCACGTCGCGCCGAAGTGTAGGCCAAAAATACGAACTTGCTACCAAATGAAGTGTCCTATCCCTGCCAATGTGACCTTCTGAATGCAAATAGCGAATAATTTCCAGACGGAGACTTGAGTCCGGAATGCACAAACGAATACCTTTGAACAAAAACCCATCTTGTATCATATAATCTTCAGACACACCTTGTTCTGTTTCTGCAAATTTACGAGCAAAGAAGGGATCCAAAGGGTATAAGTCAGCTAAAGAGGCAAAGCCGACAACCGATGTGTGCATTGTCGTAAGTAATCCATGGCACCTGCTGAGTGCGTCTGCTACACGATTCGTCTTGCCTGATTGATGGCGAATCGTAAAAGTGAACTGCTGAAGATAAGAGATCCATCCAGCACGGCGAGTAGAAACTTTGGCTTGACTATCCAAATGACGCAACGCATCGTGGTCGGTAAATAAGATGAACTCGCGGTGCACTAAATAGTGACGCCAGTGCTTGATTGCCTGGACAATAGCGTAGAATTCAACATCATAGGTACTATACCGCCCGCGTGCACCTGCCAACTTCTCACTATAAAACGCCACGGGTCGTCCGAGTTGACTCAAAACAGCGCCAATTCCCAATTTAGAGGCATCACAATGTAGCTCAAATGGTATAG
This genomic stretch from Raphanus sativus cultivar WK10039 chromosome 3, ASM80110v3, whole genome shotgun sequence harbors:
- the LOC108829944 gene encoding uncharacterized protein LOC108829944, with protein sequence MTSEPEPATVVVDEHEGGREHETIPGDDCEAVIDDPGDELVEEVEDNDVGEEEDESRGIRVEEQTCVVLSTHIGDIAMNDGVNDDESGDDDCWKEDQISDPISSEDDEEDARREAREDGASSDDVLVLGKTFSSADEFKQALFRYSLKTRYNIKLYISTQMRLAAVCLDTENDCPWRVYCSYEKRKHKLQIKVYINEHACVRSGYSKMLKTSSIAQLFSERLRVNPKLTAKEICEEIKRSYNLTVTEGQCQKVKTKITRERKAGHEAHFSRIWDYEAELHKTNPGTITEIMTIPGATPRHKQKPIIGLNGAFLKWDVKSQLIAAVGRDGDNRIVPIAWAVVEIENDINWAWFVNHLKIDLELGHWSNYTIISDRQKGLLKSVHQELPNAEHIMCARHILGNWKRDSRYPQLEILFWKIARSYTMGDFNEHMNELKKYNVVAHQTLQVTKTHTWSQAYFNVGSFCNDNLNNLNESFNKIIREARRKPLLGMLEEIRRQCMVRSAKRSIIANRLKTRFTKRAHVAIEAAIAKAQHCIRYMATGNVYEIDDHGCTYSVDMGLKTCGCGMLQLKWNSV